A stretch of Kyrpidia spormannii DNA encodes these proteins:
- a CDS encoding S8 family peptidase, which produces MEKKRKERGPRFLRVPVSFALIVALLGGAWWAGGGVQSPGPGHVPSQPPLSHTPYSAAQIASRDVAVTASLTVSRARKDMADAAAALLSSPGPGERTALLADRLSPRRGCLGAVWLPAGGPPAATGSSLSPTLLREVENGTTQSSAGWYVGPARQDEAGRLYSPAGLRLDGGLLAVKISLASVHRVAAEYEKSFGALTSLHAPGGRPQVLTKGNPGSLSSAPGGVGSSKGLAGKDAIHTQSAVDGTDWHVRGGQGRPAPRVVHRDGEWIVHFGRVLGTPELEDLQRASGGRVVNRDGRGGYVFRFARPSDMNRAAPLFRAKGARYIERHGVARINRTPDDPLYRPYQWNMPMIDAENAWRTTTGAPGIVVAVVDTGVDRGHPDLQGQLLPGANLLDPTRPPDDDNGHGTHVAGVIAALSNNGEGVASLDWHGRVLPVKVLDQDGAGSAFDVARGIIWATDHGARVINLSLGQTEDCQYLHDAIRYAAGRGVLVVAAMGNEGTDTPEYPAAYPEVLAVTAVDPGGVFAPFSSYGAHAGVAAPGVSIASTYAGGQYAALSGTSMASPHVAGLAALIWARSPNLTADQVRNIIQQTAVDGGPPGRDPQYGYGVINVGAAVRSVQTGGGWRSIFPWWP; this is translated from the coding sequence ATGGAGAAAAAGCGAAAGGAACGGGGCCCGAGATTCCTGCGAGTGCCGGTGTCATTCGCTTTGATTGTCGCCCTCCTCGGCGGTGCTTGGTGGGCGGGAGGAGGCGTACAAAGCCCGGGGCCGGGGCACGTTCCCTCCCAACCGCCCCTGAGTCATACTCCATACAGCGCGGCTCAGATCGCATCCCGGGATGTGGCGGTGACCGCGTCCTTGACGGTTTCCCGGGCCAGAAAAGACATGGCCGATGCGGCGGCCGCCCTATTGTCATCCCCCGGACCCGGCGAGCGGACGGCCCTGTTGGCCGATCGGTTATCTCCGAGGAGAGGTTGTCTGGGGGCGGTGTGGTTGCCGGCCGGCGGGCCGCCCGCTGCCACCGGGTCTTCCCTGTCCCCGACGTTGTTGCGGGAAGTGGAAAACGGCACCACCCAGTCATCCGCAGGGTGGTATGTGGGCCCGGCCCGGCAGGACGAGGCCGGCCGGCTCTACTCCCCCGCGGGGCTGCGGCTGGACGGTGGACTTCTTGCGGTCAAAATCTCGTTGGCGTCGGTGCACCGGGTGGCGGCGGAGTATGAGAAAAGCTTCGGTGCTCTGACAAGTCTTCATGCCCCGGGCGGGAGGCCCCAGGTCCTCACGAAAGGGAACCCCGGATCTTTATCCTCCGCCCCGGGTGGGGTGGGAAGTTCCAAGGGGTTGGCCGGCAAAGACGCTATCCATACCCAATCGGCGGTGGATGGGACCGATTGGCATGTCCGTGGGGGCCAGGGAAGGCCCGCTCCCCGGGTCGTCCACCGGGATGGGGAATGGATTGTGCATTTTGGGCGAGTGCTCGGTACTCCGGAGCTAGAGGACCTTCAAAGGGCCTCGGGGGGCCGGGTCGTGAACCGGGACGGGCGAGGCGGATACGTATTTCGTTTCGCAAGGCCTTCGGACATGAACCGGGCGGCACCGCTCTTTCGCGCCAAAGGAGCCCGCTACATCGAACGCCACGGGGTTGCTCGGATCAACCGGACTCCGGATGATCCCTTATACCGACCCTATCAGTGGAACATGCCGATGATCGACGCGGAGAACGCCTGGCGCACGACCACCGGGGCACCGGGGATTGTAGTCGCCGTGGTGGACACCGGGGTCGACCGAGGGCACCCGGACCTTCAGGGCCAACTCCTCCCCGGTGCAAACCTGTTGGACCCCACCCGTCCCCCCGACGACGATAATGGTCACGGCACCCACGTGGCCGGGGTGATCGCCGCGTTGTCGAACAACGGAGAAGGGGTGGCCAGCCTCGACTGGCATGGGCGGGTCCTGCCCGTCAAGGTGTTGGATCAGGACGGTGCTGGCTCGGCTTTCGATGTGGCCCGGGGGATCATTTGGGCAACCGATCACGGAGCCCGGGTCATCAACCTCTCCCTGGGTCAAACCGAGGACTGTCAATACCTTCACGATGCCATCCGTTATGCAGCGGGCCGGGGAGTGCTGGTGGTGGCAGCCATGGGGAATGAAGGGACGGACACCCCCGAGTACCCCGCCGCCTATCCCGAGGTTCTGGCGGTCACTGCAGTAGACCCCGGCGGGGTCTTCGCCCCCTTCTCCAGCTACGGTGCCCACGCGGGTGTGGCGGCTCCGGGGGTCTCCATTGCCAGCACGTACGCGGGGGGACAATATGCCGCCCTCTCCGGGACTTCCATGGCCTCCCCTCACGTGGCGGGTCTGGCGGCGCTGATCTGGGCGCGCAGCCCAAATCTCACAGCCGACCAAGTACGAAACATCATTCAGCAAACGGCGGTGGACGGCGGTCCTCCCGGGCGGGATCCCCAATACGGTTACGGGGTCATCAACGTCGGGGCTGCGGTTCGAAGCGTTCAGACCGGAGGAGGGTGGAGGAGTATTTTTCCGTGGTGGCCCTAA
- a CDS encoding DedA family protein — protein MHSTDLLQFIAAHGYAALALILATGLIGLPVPDEVLLTFAGFLTWQGIVHLPGTAASAFLGSCSGITLSYVMGRGIFRRIADRVLRRAMESGKLAQATRWMDQYGGWALFFAYFFPGIRHVAAYVAGVGRMAFRRFAKWAYAGAALWVLTFLFLGRWLGPRWHVVERWMHHWTLWAAVVLVAVTAIGLWWLRRVRPVRNRS, from the coding sequence GTGCACAGCACCGATCTGTTACAATTTATCGCCGCCCACGGATATGCGGCCTTGGCCTTGATATTGGCCACCGGTCTCATTGGCCTCCCTGTGCCCGACGAGGTGCTGTTGACCTTTGCCGGATTCTTGACGTGGCAAGGCATCGTTCATTTGCCGGGCACGGCTGCGTCCGCTTTTCTCGGAAGCTGTTCGGGCATTACCTTGAGCTACGTCATGGGCCGGGGGATATTTCGCCGGATTGCAGACCGGGTCCTCCGACGGGCCATGGAAAGTGGAAAACTCGCCCAGGCAACCCGGTGGATGGATCAATACGGAGGATGGGCCTTATTTTTCGCGTATTTTTTCCCGGGGATTCGGCATGTGGCCGCCTATGTGGCCGGCGTCGGGCGCATGGCCTTCCGCCGTTTTGCCAAGTGGGCCTACGCCGGAGCGGCTTTGTGGGTGCTGACCTTTCTTTTTCTCGGACGGTGGCTGGGCCCCCGCTGGCACGTCGTGGAGCGTTGGATGCACCACTGGACCCTCTGGGCGGCGGTGGTCCTTGTCGCGGTCACCGCCATCGGCCTGTGGTGGCTGCGGCGGGTCCGACCGGTGCGAAACCGGTCCTGA
- a CDS encoding DUF309 domain-containing protein: MTDYPRHLVDFIHLFNVDRAFYDCHEYGEELWLEQGRPPFLKGLIQTAVSLYHLESGNLGGARKLWRTASAYLSPYAPAYMGLDVERILQDMNKLFTEPGEPTPEQAATIRLHVVDPRLQDLLANWRVLPLDDNSAHSND; this comes from the coding sequence ATGACCGACTATCCCCGGCATTTGGTCGATTTTATTCACCTGTTCAATGTCGATCGCGCTTTCTACGATTGCCATGAATACGGGGAAGAATTATGGCTTGAACAAGGGCGGCCGCCGTTTTTAAAGGGATTGATCCAAACGGCGGTGTCCCTATACCACCTCGAAAGCGGGAATCTGGGTGGCGCCCGCAAATTGTGGCGCACAGCCTCTGCATATCTCTCGCCCTATGCCCCCGCGTATATGGGGCTGGATGTCGAGCGCATCCTCCAGGACATGAACAAACTTTTCACCGAACCCGGGGAACCCACTCCGGAGCAGGCCGCCACAATCCGCCTGCACGTGGTCGATCCAAGACTTCAGGACCTTTTGGCAAACTGGAGAGTGCTCCCCCTGGACGATAACTCCGCCCATTCCAACGACTAA
- the trxB gene encoding thioredoxin-disulfide reductase yields the protein MVYDTIILGGGPAGLSAAVYALRSGLKMLLVERGLYGGQMQNTEEIENYPGFTSILGPDLSEKMREHAEALGLQTQQGEVESVEFGPPIHRVHLSGGEVLETKTVIIATGCEPKKLGIPGEKEFSGRGVSYCAVCDGAFFKNKNLYVIGGGDSACEEGVYLTRHAAKVTIVHRRDKLRAQPVLQERARNNEKISFLFNRRPVEVQGERKVERLVLENTVTGERETVDADGIFIYIGLKPNTEFLKGTPIVNAEGWIPTDDRFRTAVPGVFAAGDVRETWLRQVVTAVAEGAMAAMSAYYYVEEQS from the coding sequence TTGGTTTATGACACCATCATTCTGGGCGGTGGTCCCGCCGGATTGTCCGCCGCTGTCTACGCCCTGCGTTCGGGTTTGAAAATGCTCCTGGTGGAACGCGGCCTGTACGGCGGGCAGATGCAAAACACCGAGGAGATCGAAAACTACCCCGGATTCACGTCGATTTTGGGGCCGGATCTGTCGGAGAAGATGCGGGAACACGCCGAGGCCCTCGGTCTGCAGACCCAGCAGGGCGAGGTGGAAAGCGTGGAGTTTGGTCCGCCGATTCACCGGGTGCATCTGTCCGGAGGAGAGGTGCTGGAAACCAAGACGGTGATTATCGCCACGGGCTGCGAGCCCAAAAAGCTCGGAATCCCGGGGGAGAAGGAGTTCTCCGGCAGGGGGGTGTCCTATTGCGCGGTCTGCGATGGCGCCTTCTTCAAGAACAAAAACCTATACGTAATTGGCGGTGGGGATTCGGCCTGCGAAGAAGGCGTGTATTTGACGCGGCACGCGGCCAAAGTGACCATTGTGCACCGCCGGGATAAACTGCGGGCGCAGCCGGTGCTTCAAGAACGAGCCAGGAACAACGAGAAAATCTCTTTCTTGTTCAATCGTCGGCCGGTGGAGGTTCAGGGCGAGCGCAAAGTGGAACGCCTGGTTCTAGAGAACACCGTGACGGGAGAACGAGAAACCGTGGATGCGGACGGGATTTTCATCTACATCGGGCTTAAGCCCAACACCGAGTTTCTGAAGGGCACGCCGATCGTCAACGCGGAAGGATGGATTCCCACCGATGACCGGTTTCGAACGGCGGTCCCCGGGGTGTTTGCGGCAGGGGATGTGCGGGAGACCTGGCTCCGCCAAGTCGTCACTGCCGTCGCCGAAGGGGCGATGGCCGCGATGTCGGCCTACTACTACGTGGAAGAGCAGTCGTGA
- a CDS encoding LCP family protein, with amino-acid sequence MVGRGEATSMTPGKRAKRLLLLIVLLLLVVAGYYGLVLARFVSGVSEGATPGIWPSGDVRVLVLGVDNRGQDPHPRSDTMLLLGIPQGTGGVTVGSILRDTWVSIPGVGQEKINAAYAAGGPDLARKTAETWLGLDIPYYAVTDFEGFIHIVDALGGVDIDVEKPMDYVDDGRYDIHLKPGLQHLNGAQALGYVRFRHDALGDYARTERQRKFVQAVIRQMMRPQNLVRFPNVLAAAEPYIRTNLSPGDQLRLGLCLWRDRGQSITQIQLPPADAFREAWSSDGQSILVPDTPAVRQYVQKYFPGNTLGSGGFGGSQSPASSAPVTEPALTGRVSGEWVNFRAGPGTDYPTLGRLVHGTGFEVLDRQPGWLHIRLGDGREGYVSAAFVQLDNTP; translated from the coding sequence ATGGTCGGACGGGGTGAGGCGACATCGATGACGCCGGGGAAACGGGCGAAGCGGCTGCTGTTGCTCATCGTTCTTCTGTTGCTGGTTGTGGCGGGGTACTACGGCCTCGTTTTGGCCAGATTTGTGTCCGGCGTCTCTGAAGGAGCGACACCAGGCATCTGGCCATCCGGCGACGTGCGGGTGTTGGTGCTCGGTGTGGACAACCGGGGCCAGGATCCCCATCCCCGGTCGGATACGATGCTGCTCCTGGGCATCCCCCAAGGAACCGGGGGAGTGACGGTGGGCTCCATTCTGAGGGATACTTGGGTGTCCATTCCCGGGGTGGGTCAGGAGAAGATCAATGCGGCCTACGCCGCAGGGGGGCCGGATTTGGCCAGGAAAACGGCGGAAACCTGGCTGGGCCTAGACATTCCGTACTACGCCGTGACAGATTTCGAAGGGTTTATCCACATCGTGGACGCCCTGGGCGGGGTGGACATCGACGTGGAGAAGCCGATGGATTACGTGGACGACGGGCGTTACGATATTCACTTGAAGCCGGGACTTCAGCATCTCAACGGGGCTCAGGCTCTGGGATATGTGAGGTTTCGGCACGATGCCCTCGGGGATTACGCCCGCACCGAGCGACAAAGGAAGTTCGTGCAGGCCGTTATCCGGCAGATGATGCGCCCGCAGAACCTGGTGCGCTTCCCGAACGTTCTCGCCGCAGCCGAGCCTTATATTCGCACGAATCTCTCGCCGGGAGACCAACTTCGCCTGGGACTGTGCCTGTGGAGGGATCGGGGGCAGAGCATCACCCAGATCCAGCTCCCGCCGGCGGATGCGTTTCGCGAGGCGTGGTCGTCAGATGGCCAGAGCATTCTGGTTCCGGACACTCCGGCAGTGCGGCAGTACGTCCAGAAATATTTTCCTGGAAATACACTTGGATCCGGAGGTTTCGGCGGGTCCCAGAGTCCGGCCTCTTCGGCACCGGTGACGGAACCGGCACTCACGGGTCGGGTGAGTGGGGAGTGGGTGAACTTTCGCGCCGGCCCTGGGACCGATTATCCCACCCTCGGGCGATTGGTACACGGAACGGGGTTTGAGGTGTTGGATCGCCAGCCGGGTTGGCTTCACATCCGGCTCGGGGATGGCCGGGAGGGGTATGTGAGCGCCGCTTTTGTGCAGCTCGACAATACTCCATAA
- a CDS encoding SDR family oxidoreductase, producing MDGRKVAIVTAASKGLGRAVALELAQAGNDLVIASRDAQRIEETARWIRERSDVEVIPVQADVTSAGDIEKVVRTAADRWGRVDILINNAGGPPAGTFEQFDDKAWYAAVDLNLMSVVRATRLVIPYMRLQGGGRIINLTSTSVKQPIPNLVLSNTVRAAVAGLTKTLSIELAPYNILVNNVAPGRIETDRVRELDRITAEKTGEPVDEVRKRWEGQIPLGRYGTPEEFAKVVAFLCSPAASYLTGLTISVDGGLTKSL from the coding sequence ATGGACGGACGGAAAGTGGCGATTGTGACGGCAGCCAGCAAGGGGCTGGGGCGGGCGGTGGCGTTGGAGTTGGCCCAGGCGGGTAACGATCTCGTCATCGCCAGCCGGGATGCACAAAGAATCGAAGAGACCGCCCGGTGGATTCGAGAGCGGTCTGATGTGGAAGTCATCCCCGTCCAAGCGGACGTAACCTCTGCCGGTGACATCGAGAAGGTGGTCCGCACGGCGGCGGATCGGTGGGGCCGGGTGGATATCCTCATCAATAACGCGGGAGGGCCGCCGGCCGGAACTTTCGAGCAATTCGATGACAAGGCCTGGTATGCCGCCGTGGATTTGAACCTGATGAGTGTCGTGCGGGCCACCCGCCTGGTGATTCCGTACATGAGGCTCCAGGGCGGGGGGAGAATCATCAACCTTACCTCCACATCCGTGAAACAGCCCATCCCGAACCTCGTCCTTTCCAACACTGTCCGGGCCGCAGTGGCGGGGTTGACGAAGACGTTGTCCATCGAGTTGGCCCCTTATAACATTTTGGTCAATAACGTTGCGCCGGGGCGCATCGAAACGGATCGGGTCCGGGAGTTGGACCGGATCACTGCTGAGAAGACCGGAGAGCCCGTGGACGAGGTCCGCAAGAGATGGGAAGGTCAAATCCCGCTGGGCCGGTACGGCACCCCGGAAGAGTTTGCAAAAGTGGTCGCGTTTCTTTGTTCCCCGGCGGCGAGCTATCTGACCGGTTTGACCATTTCCGTTGACGGCGGATTGACGAAAAGTCTGTGA
- a CDS encoding homocysteine synthase — MTEKQKGFETLALHAGQTVDPATRSRAVPIYQTTSYVFRDTEHAANLFALKEPGNIYTRIMNPTQDVFEQRMAALEGGVGALATASGQAAITLALLNIAGAGDEIVSSSYLYGGTFNLFHHTLRRLGIDVKFVDPGDPEAFRRAATPRTKAFYAEIIGNPKIDILDIEAVAQVAREVGVPLIIDNTFATPYLHRPLEHGADIVIHSATKFIGGHGTSIGGVIVDGGRFDWKASGKYPGLVEPDPSYHGVSYVEAVGPAAFIVKARVQLMRDMGPALSPFNAFLFLQGLETLSLRMERHSQNALGVAQFLESHPNVRWVNYPGLESSPYAALARKYLPKGQGAILTFGIDGGVETGRKFIESLQLFSHLANVGDAKSLVIHPASTTHQQLTEEEQRASGVTPEMIRLSVGLETLEDILEDLDQALRKAVR; from the coding sequence GTGACGGAGAAACAGAAGGGGTTTGAAACCTTGGCTTTGCACGCCGGCCAGACGGTGGACCCGGCGACGCGTTCCCGGGCAGTGCCGATTTATCAGACGACCAGCTATGTGTTTCGGGACACGGAGCACGCGGCGAACCTGTTCGCGTTAAAGGAGCCTGGGAACATCTATACGCGCATCATGAACCCCACCCAGGACGTATTTGAGCAACGCATGGCGGCCTTGGAAGGCGGGGTGGGGGCGTTGGCCACGGCCTCCGGGCAGGCGGCCATCACCCTGGCCCTCCTCAATATCGCCGGAGCCGGGGACGAGATTGTTTCATCGTCCTATCTGTACGGGGGGACCTTTAATCTTTTTCATCATACCTTGAGGCGGCTGGGCATCGACGTGAAATTCGTCGATCCCGGAGATCCGGAGGCGTTTCGCCGGGCGGCCACTCCGAGGACAAAGGCTTTTTACGCCGAGATCATCGGCAACCCCAAGATTGACATCCTCGATATCGAAGCGGTGGCCCAGGTGGCCCGGGAGGTCGGGGTGCCCTTGATCATCGACAACACCTTTGCCACGCCTTATCTGCACCGACCCCTGGAGCACGGGGCGGATATTGTGATTCACAGCGCCACGAAGTTTATCGGCGGCCATGGGACCTCCATCGGCGGAGTCATCGTGGACGGCGGGCGCTTCGATTGGAAGGCTTCGGGGAAATATCCCGGACTGGTGGAGCCCGATCCGAGTTATCACGGCGTGAGTTATGTGGAAGCCGTGGGGCCTGCTGCGTTCATCGTCAAGGCTCGGGTGCAGTTGATGCGCGACATGGGACCCGCCCTGTCGCCCTTTAACGCCTTTTTGTTTTTGCAAGGACTGGAGACCCTGTCTCTCCGGATGGAACGCCATTCTCAAAACGCTCTGGGGGTCGCCCAGTTCTTGGAATCCCATCCTAATGTCCGCTGGGTGAATTACCCGGGTTTGGAATCAAGTCCTTATGCGGCGTTGGCCCGGAAGTACCTGCCGAAGGGGCAGGGGGCGATTCTGACCTTTGGCATTGATGGGGGAGTCGAGACCGGGCGGAAGTTTATCGAAAGCCTGCAGTTATTCTCTCACTTGGCGAATGTGGGCGATGCGAAATCCCTTGTGATTCACCCCGCCAGCACCACCCACCAACAACTGACTGAGGAAGAACAGCGGGCATCCGGGGTGACTCCGGAGATGATCCGGCTTTCTGTCGGACTGGAAACCTTAGAGGACATCCTGGAAGATCTCGATCAGGCTTTGCGCAAAGCGGTGCGCTGA
- a CDS encoding MgtC/SapB family protein, translated as MDLLQELSREAAVIGPMVLRLLIAFVAGAIIGAERELHVRSEHGKGAGFRTYSLVTFGSCLYALASTYGFAATSGGGVDPGRVAAQVVTGIGFLGAGTILKDPSGMVRGLTTAAGLWVAAAIGLLIGAGLYFTGLFAAVLVYIILRFHDLFPNFPLFRRLEEMNREESGDKGADDP; from the coding sequence ATGGATCTTCTGCAGGAGTTGTCCCGGGAGGCCGCGGTCATCGGCCCCATGGTCCTGCGACTGCTCATCGCCTTTGTGGCCGGCGCCATCATCGGAGCGGAACGGGAGTTGCACGTGCGGAGCGAGCACGGAAAAGGGGCGGGGTTTCGAACCTATTCCCTGGTCACCTTCGGCAGCTGCCTGTACGCCCTGGCCAGTACCTACGGATTTGCCGCCACCTCCGGAGGGGGAGTGGATCCCGGCCGGGTGGCGGCCCAAGTCGTCACCGGAATCGGGTTTCTCGGCGCCGGTACGATTCTAAAGGATCCCAGTGGTATGGTGCGAGGACTCACCACTGCCGCCGGGTTGTGGGTGGCCGCCGCCATCGGCCTGCTGATCGGAGCCGGGCTGTACTTTACAGGCCTGTTCGCGGCGGTCCTCGTCTACATCATTCTCCGGTTTCACGATCTGTTCCCGAACTTCCCGCTGTTCCGGCGCCTGGAGGAGATGAACCGAGAGGAGTCTGGCGACAAGGGGGCGGACGACCCGTAA